The Rosa rugosa chromosome 3, drRosRugo1.1, whole genome shotgun sequence sequence TCGATCACTAGCACAGAATCTGGAATCATATTGCCCTACTGGAATAACTTTGCTGTTGTCTTATGCCAGAATTCAGCATTTTTTTTTCCGAACAGTTGTTGTCCAATCATATTAGACTAGAACTTGTGAAGACACTATTCAAGTTTTATAAACATAAAGTTAATTAGATCATACTCCTATacttgggattttttttttggctaaaagATCGTGGATACGAGAGGAAAAAGCCTCCCTATCACaccattttattaatcaaagaagaagagcgaaggagggggaccaaaaccaaaacctcctaaaaaaacaaacaacagaCTAACTAAAACGAAATTGAGGCAGACCTCTAATGTCACTATTACAATACTCCTATACTTGGAATTTGTACGGTCAAGTGTAAAGAGAAAATGCTTTAGATAATGATGATGCTTAACTCATACTCACACGCAAAAACTGTTCTTTCTTGATGAATTAATAAAGTATTCTGTAAAATCAACTAAACTATCTGGAAGATGGGGTACTCTTTTGCTGTATAGAATGAACATTTCATTAGGAACCTTGGAAATGTTTAGGTTAGTTATTTACTTACGTGAGTAAATTTCGGTCCTAATCaggtacctttttttttttgggcctaATCTATCGGCTAGTTAGTAACTTAGTATACGCAAGCTTTTGTCAAGAGTGACATCTGTAACAAGTTTATAATTTATAACATAGAAACATATATTCTGATCTCTTCATTTTCTGGTGTTTTCTTAAATGGATGAAAAAAAGAAACTGCCAGATCAATGCTGGATTGCAAGATGACTGGATGGAGTGAATGTGAAAGTTTTCAATTAACTATAACGCCTAACAGGCTTGGATATTTATGGTACTCATGGACCTTACATATCTACCAACTTCTTATTTAGTAAAGTCATGGATAGAAATCAATAGTACTAAAGGCACAGACCCAGCTAACTTGATGATTGCCTTATTTCCCTCTTAAAATGTTATTCTGAATCATATTCAACCATCGGTTTTATCTTTATCCTCAAGGTCCATTTGGAGGACCTGTCTTTCTGCTGAAGATCCCACTTGCATCTTGGGTTCCTTCTGGTTATCACTAATCACGGTAGGTTGCTCTTGGGATTTGAAATGACTTTGATCTCTATCTTTGCCCCATAAGACTAAGTATAGACCGATAATGATAATGACCGCTCCCACTATTCTGAGTAAACCAAATTGCAAGTTAGACATtaacttaaaagaaaaaatttgacaTAAACTGTGTTACTACCTGCCAATGTGCAGCTTTTCGCCGAGAATGAAGTAAGCTAGAATAGCCACTAATGCTGTTGCAAGAGGACTGAACATGGTCACGAAGACAGGTCCTTTTTGTTTTGTACACCATAGTTGAATGAAGATTGTTATACCTGAGCATACAACTCCCTACAGTTAATCATCATAAAAATATTAGTATTAGTAGCTGATcaataaatcataatttcacTCATATCATATACTTTTACTTACAGCATATATGATGGACCAGAAATCATTGTTGTATGTAATTCTCCATGCTTCCCGTTTGTGCTGTATTATAACTGTGAACACAGCGGATTGTGCTGCAGCGATACAATTGATCCATGTGGTTAGTGACAGTTGTGCAGGATATTTCTTCAATGTAATCCCCTACAGTTAGCAGAATAGTTACTGCAACTGAAACTCTTTGATCATGCTATTATATCATTCTCATATTTCTAAGgtgattttatttgttttgtaacAAATCTTGTATTTCTATGAATTCGGTAGCTACCTGCATTATGTACCATATGGACCATGTTATACAACTTGCAATCACAAGGATTGAACCCTTTGTCCAGCTTTTGTGAACAAAATTACTTCTTATGTGTTGTGATGCTCCTGAGAAGCTTTGTATTGCAGGTCCTTTGTACGAAGTCATGGTGATGACCCCAGCCAGAGATATTAAGGTTCCCAAGAGTTTAGCTATTCCGCGCAGATTCCTTACATCTAGAGCCTCCATCCTATGGGTAGTGAGTATCAAAAAGTATCAAAAACATGTTTGTCAAAACAAGAGGAAGCATGTAAGATGTATACGTATCTAACCATTGTTCATGATTTCGATGCCTCACCTGAGTATGACTGCAATCAGAAAAGTCAGGGATGGTATGGTATTGGCTATTGATGTGACGAAGCTTGAAGATGTGTACTTCAGGCTTGCAAAATACATATTAAGGGTTAAGCTAACCCTGCTTTGcatcaagagaaaaaaaagtgaGATTTTCCAGCAGGGAAATTAAACTTGAAGCTCAAATTCATTTCATGCATgtaaatttgaagaaatgcCAATATCCTACCCTAGAAGGGAAATCACAAATATCTCCATAAACAATGCTAGAGTCaactttggccttgcttttctGCAGGGAAACAAAAAATGTAAGAGAGATTAGTATGCCTCAAaagtcacaaaaaaaaaaaaaaaaattggtgttCTGATTGTTTAATTAGTTCATGTTAGAAGGCTACAAGAAACTGTCAGAGCTTCGGCCTCTACCTTTCAAGAAAATAGGCAAATGGAAACATGACTAAGCCACCAACTATATGTCGATAGGTTACAAAGACATGAGGGTTCATCCCATGATTGAAGGATGCATCGGTAATGAAGTAGAGAAATGCATAACCGATCTGTGTCAAAACCATGAGAAGGTGTGGCTTGAATCTTCTGTAGATCTTCATGTATGGACTCACTACAAGAGCCATAATTTGTTTGTCTGCAACATATCTTTTTGCTACTCAGGTTGTTTATAATTGAAGCATTGAAGCCTTAACATGTTCATTTTACGAATGTGAATAAAAGGATTCTGTTTTGATTGGTTATGCCTTCTTGTTGACAgtatcatgttcttaaattcttACTTAGAGAGTGAGTTTTGTAATGAAAATGGCAAAGTACAACATACAAATATTGTTATATTCCTGCTAATAGGTTAGCTGGGCTACACTAGTTAATTATATTCCTTAAACTAGATCAATAGTCATTCTCTCCTCAAAACTGTAGATGCTTAGTAAAAGTGAAGTACGTTTACTCTGGAATACTTTCTATAATACAGAACTAATGCAGAAATTTGATAAAATATGACTTGTACTTGCATGAACTGAACATTACAACTTCATGCATCTTCAGTTCTGATTTTCACCATCTTGTGAGCTTATAAGATCGGAGAAAGCGAAGCACAGGCCGCATAAGCGAGACATAACAAAATCTGTATAGAGCAACATTACTAAAAGATCATTTGGCCATCATGTGAGCTTATCAGATCATATATACTTAATAGTGATTTAGATtgtcttaattaattaagttctTAAACTATAAGGCTACAATAAATCTTTTGTGCACATTTTTTACTGATGCACGATATAGTGACACACTATAACACTTGGTCCTGTGGAGAATCAGAATTATTCTTCCTGTTGGTTATTCTTTCATGTGAGTGACTTGTGCAGAATACCATCTGGGTAAGGGAACAAATCCATTTTTTTCAGTTTAGATGGATAATATTGAAAGATAGAGGAATAACAGAGCTTCTAGTCAACTAGAAGATTTGGACTTGATCTGCAAGGAACGAAGCTTCTGTTCATCAAATATATTGCCTCCTTGTAATGTAAGACTGAAATACACCAAGAAGTTCCATTGAAAAAACAATGAAATAAAGATGGAGACAACAGAATTTAACAAGAACAATCCAACTAGGAAATTACTTTGTATCTTCCTATTGTTGGCATCTGCACAATTTTTTCTACAGAAATGGACATTTGCACCACCATGCAAGTTCTTGAAGTAATCGTACCGTTTTGTCTTCATCGAGTCTGAACTGTTCCGATAATTGGAATTACCAATTTGGACCTCCTGAGAAACAATACCATTCAAATTATGGCCTATGTAGCATGACTCAAATACCAGTTAGGACAGTATTATTGTTAAAATTTACACTCTTAAGTCTTAACTGTTTACTGTAATTGCAATTTTTTACTGCAGTGAATTTTTGTATGGTCAGATTATATGCCTCATGTGTGGTTCTGATCATCCTCAGTCTTGACTTAGGGAGATGTCCTAAGCCTCACAAATCAGTTGCTTAGTGATATATTAACGAAAATAGGTCGTAGCCAGAGTGTGAGCACGACTCCTTTATTCTCTCTGCCTCTCTTCATCTGCTTTCACCGCAGTTATCTGTCACCGCAGTGATCATATTTGTTGTTGTGAAATTGTGTGAGTGCAGGTGGTCGATCAAGCAAAGAGCTAAACTCCAACATAGCTATAACCCTCTGACACATAGGGAATATATTCCTAGCCTTGCATAAGAATATATATCTGAGTACTGTGTGAAAGGTACCATACTACCATGTCATTAATTTTCTATTATAGGCAGCCGGCAGTGTGTATGTGGATGTTATGGTAAATTAGCTCCTAATCACTAATATAATTGAAGGTCTTACAATGAACTTTGAAGAAACCAATGaagctttggaaattttgtTCCGGCATCTGCGATAAAAAGATGCCCAAAATACCAACATAATGACATAATAACATTTTGGAggtgagaaagagagaaggcAATGAGGCAAAGAGAGTTGCTGGAGTTTAGAACACCTCAACACCCATCATCATTGGGTGCAAACAACTGGGGTGGTGCATCTCCCTTATTAGCAAGAAACATACCGAAAGAGTCACTTGAACAGAAGTATCTGAAGCTCAACACCATTCGCCTGCGTGATGAAATCTTTCCTGATGCTGAGGAAGATGAGTCCATGGATTACTTACCTAGAAACTCTCCTGGCCCTAAACAAGAATGTCCACCAACGCCGAGCCGAAGAAAAAGATTTCTATCGAAGCTTTTCTTGTCATCTCCAAAGCCAAAGGCTAATTTGGGTTCAAAGAAAAAGTCATGGTTCCCTAGATGGGACCCTCAAAATAGGTGGCCTCAAGGTTGGTGATGATGCCATGGCATACATGGCAAAGGTTGGAGAAGAAAATTCAAGTGGAACCAAAGCATGCTTCAGAGTGGGGGAAGAAAAGCATTGCTTATGTGTTGATCGGAGACAATCGATTACTAAATTCTTGGTTGAGAGATTTCTGTATTTACTAAGATATATAGATTAATGAATTTGATTTGAATTCTTATTAAAGCCTACATTGTGGATTGTGGTGCATAGCTGTATACTACAGATTGAGTTCATGTCTTTCTTATGGAGTGGGAATGTTTTTCACAGGCACAGACAATAACTCTGTATCTTCATTTCCAGAAGTAATATGAACCTTTGCATTTACTGGTTTGTTGCATATTTTACTGAAGTATATCAACAGTTGCACAGTAGTGAGTCAATTGAACATGCAAGTtaacttttttccttttcccagTCAAAGATGGAATGAACAATTATACAACTTCATAAATCAAACAAAGTCAAAAGAAAGCATATGCAGAGGAGGAAGCATAGTGCTGCTTGGAATGAAAGAAATGGTGTTATTCATAAATGTTCAATGAACTTTTAACAAATTATCATGGCTACTAAGAAAAGGATCCAATGTTCTGGGTTCCCTCATAATCATCTTTGTTCTTATTTGGCCTAGTTGTTTGTTTATGCATTTATTAACGAATAAAAAAATCAGGGGAAAAGGATTAGTTCTTATTTGGCCAGCTTACATAACATTTTGTATATTCATCTAATTTCATAACAATGACCTTTTTGTCAGCTCACCCAAAAAAAATCTTATCTGCTTCTGTAAGCTACTGTACAAATGAATCAATGAGTAGCCACATTATGGTAGGAATATGCTTAGTTAAAGCAGCTGCAAATCCAAGGACATTTTCACTTGGTTAAACTGCACTTTATTTGGGGGTAATGGAGAAGCTCATCTCCAGAAGAAGTGACTTGCAAGTTGTACCTGAGTCTTTCATCTTACCCCTGGAAACTAGACCCGGAAATACACAAGTTTTTGTATTGGAGGACATTCCGGTTATTGATTTTCAGCAACTTGGTATTGACAGACAACGGCTGATTAAGCAAATTATAAACGCAGCCCAAGAATTTGAATTCTTTCAGGTTTGACATTCTTTTTAGGTCACCCATTCTCTTTTTCATGGTATTTAATCAGGTAAATATTTGACACAATGCAGTTGATCAATCATGGAGTTTCAACACATTTGTTGCATAATGTATTAGATGTGGCCAATCATGAGTTCTTTGAGCTGCCTTTTAAAGACAAAGCAAGCTTCTATTGTGAAGAAACTAAGAAAAGTTGTAGACTATACACCAGCAACGACGATATATATGAGTGGGAAGGCACATTACGTACTGGAGAGAAAAATTAAGACACCTTTGTCATCCATTAGAGGAACACATGCAATTCTGGCCTGAGAAAAACCATCTAGATACAGATACTTTGGCCCTTCAAGACATGTAGTTTCAAGTCACCTTTTATATGTAGGCATATAGCAatctgttgaaggatgtcgacataatgtgtgcctctacaaactagggtttagagttgtaataggaaagtgttctaggtattcaattgtattctATTACCTATTGTGTACCTTGTAattaactccctatataaagggctcctattatcaataataaacacaattacaattctcctgtaacacgttatcagcacgagttctaaccctagcccaaaagaaaaaagaaaaaaccctaaaactgcTGCAGCCTCTAACCATAGCCGAAAACACCTAAAACCACCCAGCTTCCTGCCGCAACTTTTCTAACCCTAGCCGCAGCCTCCTACTGTAGCCTGCAGCCCCAACCCACTGCTGCGAGTCCTCACAGCCTCCCTGCTGCTCCTGCCGCAAGTCTGCACACTGCTGCTGCTCCACGCT is a genomic window containing:
- the LOC133740105 gene encoding WAT1-related protein At1g44800-like, whose protein sequence is MALVVSPYMKIYRRFKPHLLMVLTQIGYAFLYFITDASFNHGMNPHVFVTYRHIVGGLVMFPFAYFLERKARPKLTLALFMEIFVISLLGVSLTLNMYFASLKYTSSSFVTSIANTIPSLTFLIAVILRMEALDVRNLRGIAKLLGTLISLAGVITMTSYKGPAIQSFSGASQHIRSNFVHKSWTKGSILVIASCITWSIWYIMQGITLKKYPAQLSLTTWINCIAAAQSAVFTVIIQHKREAWRITYNNDFWSIIYAGVVCSGITIFIQLWCTKQKGPVFVTMFSPLATALVAILAYFILGEKLHIGRIVGAVIIIIGLYLVLWGKDRDQSHFKSQEQPTVISDNQKEPKMQVGSSAERQVLQMDLEDKDKTDG
- the LOC133737754 gene encoding protein DOWNY MILDEW RESISTANCE 6-like, which codes for MEKLISRRSDLQVVPESFILPLETRPGNTQVFVLEDIPVIDFQQLGIDRQRLIKQIINAAQEFEFFQLINHGVSTHLLHNVLDVANHEFFELPFKDKASFYCEETKKSCRLYTSNDDIYEWEGTLRTGEKN